The Amycolatopsis sp. DG1A-15b genome contains the following window.
GTGTCAACGCCCACGGCCCGACAGCTGCGCTTCCGCTCCCGGCACCGGTTCGGCCGGGTCGTGGCCCAGGTGGACCTGCCGGTTGTCCGCGTCCACGTGCACCACCCGCGGCCGGTGCCCCGCGCGCTCGGCCTCTTCCACCTGCGCGTAGGTGATGATGATGACGAGGTCGCCGGGGTGCACGAGGTGCGCGGCCGCGCCGTTCACGCCGATCACG
Protein-coding sequences here:
- the panD gene encoding aspartate 1-decarboxylase, with the translated sequence MHRTLMNAKIHRATVTQADLHYVGSLTIDADLMAAADIVEGEKVQVVDITNGARLETYAITGEPGSGVIGVNGAAAHLVHPGDLVIIITYAQVEEAERAGHRPRVVHVDADNRQVHLGHDPAEPVPGAEAQLSGRGR